A DNA window from Pseudomonas wuhanensis contains the following coding sequences:
- the potE gene encoding putrescine-ornithine antiporter, with protein MADENKKMSLMGLTTLVTVNMMGSGIIMLPTSMAQLGAVSLLSWIVTAIGSMAIAYCFSQCGIFCLRSGGLSAYTEEAHGKSGFFLCSYLYFLSLAIANVAVAISAVGYMTSFVPWLGSGAIALFTGTVGLLWLTTVANFGGPGITGKIGAITVWGVIIPVAGLSIIGWFWFKPDVLAAAWNPNNLPMSEAISKAIPLTLWAFLGMESAAQASDAVEDPKRTVPLACLLGTLGAAGVYVLSTTVIQGIIPNAELANSSAPFALVYAHMFNPTVGNIIMALAVMACVGSLLGWQFTLAQTAKMTADQGMFPKLFSKISARNAPIVGMLVCGVLQTLMALSTISPNASAQFGKLVSLAAVTNLIPYVTAATGLLVMMYKAKVSAGVYTRNTALLLIAVAYSLYALYSCGKDAVFGGTLVLAFGYLLYGFLSKRFVDESPIAQAKASNI; from the coding sequence ATGGCCGATGAAAACAAGAAAATGAGCCTTATGGGCCTCACCACATTGGTGACGGTGAACATGATGGGGTCGGGCATTATCATGTTGCCGACGAGCATGGCCCAGCTTGGGGCCGTTTCATTGCTGTCATGGATCGTCACCGCCATAGGCTCCATGGCCATCGCCTATTGCTTTTCCCAGTGCGGCATCTTCTGTCTGCGCTCAGGCGGGTTGTCCGCCTATACCGAAGAGGCGCATGGCAAATCAGGATTCTTCCTCTGCTCGTACCTGTACTTCCTTTCGCTGGCCATCGCCAACGTGGCAGTTGCTATCTCCGCGGTGGGCTACATGACATCGTTCGTGCCCTGGTTGGGTAGTGGCGCCATTGCGCTGTTTACAGGAACGGTCGGCTTGCTCTGGTTGACCACCGTGGCCAACTTTGGTGGCCCCGGCATCACGGGCAAGATCGGTGCGATTACCGTGTGGGGTGTGATCATCCCGGTGGCCGGCTTGAGCATCATCGGTTGGTTCTGGTTCAAGCCCGATGTACTGGCTGCTGCCTGGAACCCGAACAACCTGCCAATGTCCGAAGCCATCAGCAAGGCTATTCCCCTGACCCTGTGGGCCTTCCTCGGCATGGAGTCAGCCGCGCAAGCCTCCGATGCAGTGGAAGATCCCAAGCGCACCGTGCCGCTGGCCTGTCTGTTAGGCACACTGGGAGCGGCAGGGGTCTATGTGCTGTCGACCACGGTCATCCAAGGCATCATACCCAACGCCGAACTGGCCAATTCTTCGGCCCCTTTCGCGCTCGTCTATGCACATATGTTCAACCCCACCGTCGGCAACATCATCATGGCGCTCGCAGTCATGGCCTGTGTCGGCTCGCTGCTGGGCTGGCAGTTCACCCTGGCACAAACAGCCAAAATGACGGCTGACCAGGGAATGTTCCCAAAACTGTTCAGCAAGATCAGCGCACGGAATGCCCCCATCGTCGGCATGCTCGTCTGCGGTGTTTTGCAAACCTTGATGGCGCTGTCGACCATTTCGCCCAATGCCAGCGCCCAGTTCGGGAAGCTCGTGAGCCTGGCGGCAGTGACCAACCTGATCCCCTACGTGACGGCGGCCACCGGCCTGCTGGTCATGATGTACAAAGCCAAAGTCAGTGCAGGCGTATACACACGCAACACGGCACTGCTACTGATTGCGGTGGCCTATTCGTTGTACGCCCTCTATTCCTGCGGCAAGGATGCGGTATTCGGTGGCACCCTTGTCCTTGCGTTCGGCTACTTGCTCTATGGCTTCCTCTCCAAGCGTTTTGTCGATGAGTCTCCAATCGCTCAGGCCAAGGCCAGCAACATCTGA
- a CDS encoding amino acid ABC transporter substrate-binding protein, whose protein sequence is MNIKQTNTTHLLLVCLLTLVPVLANANTLERVRASNTFTLGYLPDFAPFSVHAGGEASGYAIELCLKIADKVKTELGLPGLQIRYQPVAANDEMSAVSSGKVDILCTPTLPTLERRKTVSYSVPIYTAGLSAVVRQEAPEALLNVLNGQVAHTGPTWRATINHGLSSQTYATTAGGVTETWIRQKMQLLGVVATLVTVENIDAGLKLVAEGKADTFFAERMMLKNLLAKDYSAGNLVLLDRIFDYAPTAMAVDRDDENFRLLVDTTLSEMYRSGEIGQAYDNYLGGVSETDKKLFKVYAAP, encoded by the coding sequence ATGAACATAAAACAGACCAACACCACCCACCTGCTGCTCGTCTGCCTGCTCACGCTGGTGCCGGTATTGGCTAATGCCAATACCCTTGAACGTGTGCGGGCGAGTAACACCTTCACCCTCGGCTATCTGCCAGACTTCGCACCTTTTAGCGTCCATGCAGGCGGCGAAGCCAGCGGCTATGCCATCGAGCTTTGTCTGAAAATCGCTGACAAGGTCAAGACCGAGTTGGGTTTGCCCGGTTTGCAAATACGTTACCAGCCCGTCGCAGCCAACGACGAGATGAGTGCCGTCAGTTCGGGCAAAGTCGACATACTCTGTACACCGACACTGCCCACACTGGAGCGGCGCAAGACCGTGAGCTATTCGGTGCCGATCTACACGGCCGGCCTGTCGGCAGTGGTGCGCCAGGAAGCACCAGAAGCGTTGCTCAATGTACTTAACGGACAAGTAGCCCATACCGGGCCGACTTGGCGAGCGACCATCAACCATGGGCTGTCCAGCCAAACTTATGCCACCACTGCTGGCGGAGTCACCGAAACCTGGATCCGTCAGAAGATGCAATTGCTCGGTGTGGTGGCGACCCTGGTCACGGTCGAGAATATTGACGCTGGCCTCAAACTGGTCGCTGAAGGCAAAGCCGATACCTTCTTCGCCGAACGCATGATGCTCAAGAACCTCCTCGCCAAAGACTACTCCGCAGGAAACCTGGTCCTGCTCGATCGTATTTTTGACTACGCTCCGACTGCAATGGCAGTGGATCGAGACGATGAAAACTTCCGTTTGCTGGTCGACACCACGCTGAGTGAAATGTACCGATCGGGCGAGATCGGACAGGCATACGACAACTATCTGGGAGGCGTCAGCGAAACGGACAAAAAGCTGTTCAAGGTCTATGCGGCACCTTAG
- a CDS encoding LysE family translocator, whose amino-acid sequence MDLATLTLFLPACFALNMAPGPNNLLSVSNATRYGYRRTCVAGVGRLLAFAGMIALAAAGLSVVLQTSKWLFYAIKIIGAAYLLYLAWQLWRANPEAEQHITGKSMGILALARQEFLVAAGNPKAILLFTAFLPQFVDPTQPVAAQFVVLGTLFLLLEWIAISAYAYMGLHMRRWFAEPRGKRIFNRCCAGLLSAAASVLLMAKRT is encoded by the coding sequence ATGGACCTCGCCACCCTCACCCTGTTTCTCCCGGCCTGCTTCGCCCTGAACATGGCCCCCGGTCCGAACAATCTACTGTCGGTCAGCAACGCCACCCGTTATGGCTATCGTCGCACCTGTGTGGCGGGTGTCGGTCGCTTGCTGGCGTTTGCCGGGATGATCGCCCTGGCCGCCGCCGGGTTGTCGGTGGTGCTGCAAACCTCGAAATGGCTGTTCTATGCGATCAAGATCATTGGCGCCGCTTACCTGTTGTATCTGGCCTGGCAACTGTGGCGCGCCAATCCCGAGGCCGAACAGCACATCACCGGCAAGTCGATGGGGATCCTGGCTCTGGCGCGGCAGGAATTCCTGGTGGCGGCGGGTAATCCCAAGGCAATCTTGCTGTTCACCGCATTCCTGCCGCAGTTCGTCGACCCGACCCAGCCGGTAGCCGCGCAATTCGTCGTGCTCGGCACGTTGTTCCTGCTGCTGGAGTGGATCGCCATCAGCGCCTACGCCTACATGGGCCTGCACATGCGCCGCTGGTTCGCCGAACCACGGGGCAAGCGGATATTCAACCGTTGCTGCGCGGGATTGTTGTCGGCAGCGGCTTCGGTGCTGTTGATGGCGAAACGAACCTGA
- a CDS encoding VOC family protein, with product MRPFTIKHIDHIVLRVKDLERSTLFYGEVFGAELIKRRDDLGMVHLRAGTSMIDLVDIQGELGRKGGAGAGHERRNVDHFCLRIEPFDEQALVRHLQSFDLKPEKAAVRFGAEGHGLSIYCFDPDGNQVELKGPSQG from the coding sequence ATGCGACCGTTTACGATCAAACACATCGATCACATCGTTCTGCGCGTCAAGGATCTCGAACGAAGCACCCTTTTTTACGGCGAGGTATTCGGCGCCGAACTGATCAAGCGCCGCGACGATCTGGGCATGGTGCATTTGCGTGCGGGCACCTCGATGATTGACCTCGTCGACATCCAGGGCGAACTCGGTCGCAAGGGCGGCGCTGGCGCTGGCCACGAGCGGCGCAACGTCGATCACTTCTGCCTGCGCATTGAACCGTTCGACGAGCAAGCGCTGGTCCGTCACTTGCAGTCCTTCGACCTGAAACCCGAGAAAGCCGCCGTGCGTTTCGGCGCCGAAGGCCACGGATTGTCGATCTATTGCTTCGATCCGGACGGCAACCAGGTCGAACTGAAAGGGCCGTCTCAAGGGTAA
- a CDS encoding bifunctional transcriptional activator/DNA repair enzyme AdaA yields the protein MNLQNAVLPPHAEMVRAMLERDTAYEGVFFTAVKTTGIFCRPGCTARKPKPENVEFFAHADEAMSAGYRACLRCKPLDAAAIAPDGVQRLLKSVDADPDLRWTDAQLLAEGIEPLKLRRWFKQHFGMTFHAWLRSRRLGIALGGIKQGESIDNAAFDSGYESLSGFRDTFQKSFHITPGRAVHSEPLLFTRLTTPLGPMIAMAEQRGLVLLEFLDRPALTKEIEELQNRYGYAVAPGHNGHLQQIEEELAQYFAGKRTEFNVPLHLPGSAFARQVWAELMKIPYGQTTTYGAIAAQLGKPGASRAVGLANGQNRLAIILPCHRVIGADGSLTGYGGGQPRKAFLLRLERAAVQITEQLAF from the coding sequence ATGAACCTACAAAACGCTGTGCTCCCGCCCCACGCCGAGATGGTTCGCGCCATGCTCGAACGCGACACCGCCTACGAGGGGGTGTTCTTTACCGCGGTCAAAACCACTGGCATTTTCTGCCGCCCCGGCTGCACGGCGCGCAAACCGAAGCCGGAAAACGTCGAGTTCTTCGCCCATGCCGACGAGGCGATGTCGGCGGGCTATCGGGCCTGCCTGCGTTGCAAGCCGCTGGACGCCGCGGCCATCGCGCCGGACGGGGTGCAGCGGCTGCTCAAATCCGTGGACGCCGATCCCGACCTGCGCTGGACCGATGCCCAGTTGCTCGCCGAGGGCATCGAGCCGCTGAAACTGCGCCGCTGGTTCAAGCAGCATTTCGGCATGACCTTCCACGCCTGGCTGCGCAGCCGGCGCCTGGGCATCGCCCTCGGCGGCATCAAACAGGGTGAATCCATCGACAACGCTGCGTTCGACTCCGGCTACGAATCCCTGAGCGGCTTTCGCGATACGTTTCAAAAGTCGTTCCATATCACGCCCGGCCGCGCCGTCCACAGCGAGCCACTGCTGTTCACTCGACTGACCACACCGCTGGGGCCGATGATCGCCATGGCCGAACAACGTGGGCTGGTGCTGCTGGAGTTTCTCGATCGACCGGCACTGACCAAGGAAATCGAAGAACTGCAAAACCGTTATGGCTACGCCGTGGCCCCAGGTCACAACGGGCATTTGCAGCAGATCGAAGAAGAACTGGCGCAATACTTCGCTGGTAAACGAACCGAATTCAACGTACCGCTGCACCTGCCCGGCAGCGCTTTCGCCCGGCAGGTATGGGCCGAACTGATGAAAATCCCCTACGGCCAGACCACTACTTATGGCGCGATCGCCGCGCAACTGGGCAAGCCCGGCGCCAGTCGCGCCGTGGGCCTGGCCAACGGACAAAACCGCCTGGCGATTATCCTGCCCTGTCACCGGGTGATCGGTGCAGACGGCTCGTTGACCGGCTATGGTGGAGGACAACCGCGCAAGGCGTTTCTGCTCAGGCTGGAAAGGGCCGCGGTGCAAATCACCGAACAACTCGCATTCTGA
- a CDS encoding isocitrate lyase/PEP mutase family protein has protein sequence MDTLDNQFHQLHQSGLLILTNVADATGARLVEQLGSKAIATSSAAVAWVHGYPDGNTLPLERLVSTVESIARVITVPLTVDIEAGYSDDLGRVADVIDAVIAAGAVGINIEDGASPPELLARKIEIARQVADRRDVKLFINARTDVYLRGLVPAEDRVAETLKRAALYQAAGADGLFAAGVTAAYEIEALCRGTTLPVNVLGFAGLPSPEELQALGVRRLSAGSSIAEFLYGAMASVAKSFLQTGKLDSSDLKAFTYGQVNALLAPTGKV, from the coding sequence ATGGACACACTCGACAACCAATTCCACCAACTGCACCAGAGCGGCCTGCTGATTCTGACCAACGTTGCCGATGCCACCGGGGCGCGACTGGTGGAACAGCTGGGCAGCAAGGCTATCGCCACCAGCAGCGCGGCAGTGGCTTGGGTTCACGGTTACCCGGATGGCAATACCTTGCCGCTTGAACGTCTGGTTTCCACCGTCGAGTCCATCGCCCGGGTCATTACGGTGCCGTTGACCGTGGACATCGAGGCCGGTTATTCCGATGACCTGGGGCGGGTTGCGGACGTGATCGACGCCGTCATCGCCGCCGGTGCTGTGGGGATCAATATCGAGGACGGTGCGTCGCCGCCCGAGCTGCTGGCCCGCAAGATCGAAATCGCTCGCCAGGTCGCCGATCGTCGGGACGTAAAGCTATTTATCAACGCTCGCACCGACGTGTATCTCAGGGGTTTGGTGCCGGCCGAAGATCGCGTGGCAGAGACCCTCAAGCGCGCCGCGTTGTATCAGGCCGCCGGTGCCGACGGGCTGTTCGCGGCGGGCGTCACGGCGGCGTATGAGATCGAAGCGCTGTGCCGTGGCACGACACTGCCGGTGAACGTGCTGGGTTTCGCGGGCCTGCCTTCGCCTGAAGAACTGCAAGCCCTCGGCGTGCGCCGTTTGAGCGCCGGGTCGAGCATCGCCGAATTCCTCTACGGTGCCATGGCATCGGTGGCGAAAAGCTTTCTGCAAACCGGAAAACTCGATAGCAGCGACCTCAAGGCCTTCACTTATGGCCAAGTGAACGCCCTGCTGGCCCCCACCGGCAAAGTTTGA
- a CDS encoding DNA-3-methyladenine glycosylase family protein, with product MPDTYQLASEFLSALDADWQRHISLIGPCLHQPHAARDPYESLVRAIAYQQLHAKAGDAIVGRMLALFPASTFPRPEQILATDFEQMRGCGFSASKIATIQGIAQAALDGVVPDYATALAMDDEALIERLITLRGVGRWTVEMLLIYSLERPDILPADDFGVREGYRRLKGLEVQPTRKQMIEIGLAWRPYRTVAAWYLWRVPSR from the coding sequence ATGCCCGACACCTATCAACTGGCCAGTGAATTTCTCTCGGCCCTCGATGCCGACTGGCAACGCCACATCAGCCTCATCGGCCCCTGCCTGCATCAGCCCCATGCGGCTCGCGATCCTTACGAATCGCTGGTGCGAGCGATTGCCTATCAACAATTGCATGCAAAAGCCGGCGATGCGATTGTCGGCCGGATGCTGGCGTTGTTTCCGGCGAGCACCTTCCCCAGGCCGGAGCAGATTCTGGCGACAGACTTCGAACAGATGCGCGGTTGCGGGTTTTCCGCCAGCAAGATCGCGACCATTCAGGGCATCGCTCAGGCAGCTCTGGACGGCGTGGTGCCGGATTACGCCACAGCGCTGGCCATGGACGATGAAGCGTTGATCGAGCGGTTGATTACCTTGCGTGGCGTTGGCCGCTGGACGGTTGAAATGCTGTTGATTTACAGCCTGGAGCGGCCAGACATTTTGCCGGCTGATGACTTTGGGGTGCGCGAGGGATATCGGCGGCTGAAGGGGTTGGAGGTACAGCCGACTCGTAAGCAGATGATTGAAATCGGGCTGGCGTGGCGCCCTTATCGGACGGTGGCAGCGTGGTATTTGTGGCGGGTGCCCAGCCGGTAG
- a CDS encoding GFA family protein, translated as MQLEGSCHCGAVSFSLTSAHPYPYQRCYCSICRKTQGGGGYAINIAGDAASLKVHGRKHISIYHARLKEEGDKRARRSTAERHFCSVCGSGLWVFSPEWPDLVHPFASVIDTALPVPPEYTHVMLGSKASWVEVQTQPADRQCDVWPEESIAQWHERLGLSR; from the coding sequence ATGCAGCTCGAAGGCTCCTGCCATTGCGGCGCAGTGTCGTTCAGCCTGACCAGCGCCCACCCCTACCCTTATCAACGCTGCTATTGCTCGATCTGTCGTAAAACCCAGGGTGGTGGCGGTTATGCGATCAACATCGCTGGCGATGCCGCCAGCCTCAAGGTGCACGGTCGCAAGCACATCTCGATTTACCATGCGCGGCTCAAGGAAGAAGGCGACAAACGCGCCCGTCGCAGCACCGCCGAGCGGCATTTCTGTTCCGTTTGCGGCTCGGGATTATGGGTGTTCAGTCCTGAATGGCCGGACCTTGTTCACCCATTCGCCTCGGTCATCGACACGGCGCTGCCGGTGCCACCCGAGTACACGCACGTGATGCTCGGTTCGAAAGCATCATGGGTGGAAGTCCAGACGCAGCCCGCTGATCGACAGTGCGATGTCTGGCCCGAAGAGTCCATCGCCCAATGGCATGAGCGCCTGGGTTTGAGCCGCTAA